The following proteins are encoded in a genomic region of Micrococcaceae bacterium Sec5.8:
- a CDS encoding class I SAM-dependent methyltransferase, protein MSSDTAASTSPDDAVTTDAAATPAVGTTPVDTTAGTTPAPAAGVARTAAPVGAARRRGPFREGERVQLTDERGRMNTISLEVGGAFHTHRGFLNHDEIIGRPDGSVVVNNVGQQYQTLRPLLSDFVLSMPRGAAVVYPKDAGQIVTMADIFPGARVVEAGVGSGALSISLLRAVGDNGYLHSFERREEFADIARGNVETIFGGPHPAWQITLGDFQEQVLRTEEPGSVDRVVLDMLAPWECLDAVATVLAPGGVWINYVATVTQLSRTAEAIRADGRFTEPDAWESMVRGWHLEGLAVRPDHRMVAHTGFLLVTRRLADGVTGISVKRRPSKTDFNEEDVNAWTPGAVGERAVSDKKLRRAARDAIAGTHVKDDPDITK, encoded by the coding sequence ATGAGCAGCGACACCGCCGCGAGCACCAGCCCGGACGACGCCGTAACAACCGACGCCGCAGCCACCCCAGCCGTCGGCACCACGCCCGTCGACACCACAGCCGGCACCACTCCGGCTCCCGCTGCGGGCGTGGCCCGTACCGCCGCCCCCGTCGGGGCAGCCCGCCGCCGCGGACCTTTCCGGGAAGGCGAACGCGTGCAGCTCACCGACGAACGCGGCCGGATGAACACCATCAGCCTGGAAGTGGGAGGCGCGTTCCACACCCACCGCGGCTTCCTGAACCACGACGAGATCATCGGCAGGCCGGACGGCTCCGTGGTGGTCAACAACGTCGGACAGCAGTACCAGACCCTGCGGCCCCTGCTGTCGGACTTCGTTCTCTCCATGCCCCGCGGCGCGGCGGTGGTCTACCCCAAGGACGCGGGCCAGATCGTCACCATGGCTGACATCTTCCCGGGCGCCCGCGTCGTCGAGGCCGGAGTCGGCTCCGGCGCCCTCTCCATCTCGCTGCTCCGCGCGGTGGGTGACAACGGCTACCTGCACTCCTTCGAGCGCCGGGAAGAATTCGCCGACATCGCCCGCGGCAACGTCGAAACGATCTTTGGCGGTCCGCACCCGGCCTGGCAGATCACCCTTGGCGATTTCCAGGAGCAGGTGCTCCGCACCGAAGAGCCCGGCTCCGTGGACCGCGTGGTCCTGGACATGCTCGCCCCGTGGGAGTGCCTGGACGCCGTGGCCACCGTCCTGGCGCCAGGCGGGGTGTGGATCAACTACGTCGCCACGGTGACGCAGCTGTCCCGGACCGCGGAGGCCATCCGCGCCGACGGCCGCTTCACCGAGCCCGACGCCTGGGAGTCCATGGTCCGTGGCTGGCACCTTGAGGGCCTGGCAGTGCGCCCGGACCACAGGATGGTCGCGCACACCGGCTTCCTGCTGGTCACCCGGCGGCTGGCCGACGGTGTCACGGGCATCTCCGTGAAGCGCCGCCCGTCCAAGACCGACTTCAACGAAGAGGACGTCAACGCCTGGACACCCGGGGCTGTGGGGGAGCGGGCCGTCTCGGACAAGAAGCTTCGCCGGGCAGCCCGGGACGCCATCGCGGGGACCCACGTCAAGGACGATCCGGACATTACGAAGTAG
- the arc gene encoding proteasome ATPase, whose product METPNTDPGLTPAEDAGQGHATGGDPYPATELSVAERQVNILRDKLRHIDRQLAAATQNNSKLVSMLETAKAEILRLKSALDQEGQPPYSFGTVLQLNPKRHSSAGNGGQAATEESVDIFNAGRKMRVGISPLVNMSQLAAGQEVLLNEALMVVAGLGYERAGDLVTLKELLGADRALVVGRADEERVIRLSGALLAQKLRVGDALSIDSRTGYALEKIPRSEVENLVLEEVPDITYQDIGGLGPQIEQIRDAVELPFLHPDLYREHGLKAPKGILLYGPPGCGKTLIAKAVANSLAARAAERTGKTDMKSYFLNIKGPELLDKYVGETERHIRLIFARAREKASEGSPVVVFFDEMDSLFRTRGTGISSDVETTIVPQLLSEIDGVERLDNVIVIGASNREDMIDPAILRPGRLDVKVKIHRPDAEAAADIFNKYITADLPFHETDLAEHQGDVQATVDAMVQRTVEAMYSTDKSNEYLEVTYANGDTEMLYFKDFNSGAVVQNVVDRAKKYAIKDLLTVGQRGIRIDHLLRAVVDEFREHEDMPNTTNPDDWARISGKKGERITYIRTIVQGKAGQEPGKSIETMPSTGQYL is encoded by the coding sequence ATGGAGACTCCGAACACTGATCCGGGCCTGACTCCGGCAGAGGATGCAGGGCAGGGGCACGCTACCGGCGGGGACCCCTATCCGGCCACCGAACTGTCCGTGGCCGAGCGGCAGGTCAATATCCTCCGGGACAAGCTCCGGCATATTGACCGTCAGCTCGCCGCCGCCACGCAGAACAACTCCAAACTGGTGTCGATGCTGGAGACCGCTAAAGCGGAAATCCTGCGGCTCAAGAGCGCACTCGACCAGGAGGGCCAGCCGCCGTACAGCTTCGGAACGGTGCTGCAGCTGAACCCGAAACGCCATTCCTCCGCCGGCAACGGCGGGCAGGCCGCCACCGAGGAATCGGTGGACATCTTCAACGCCGGCCGGAAAATGCGCGTAGGGATCAGCCCGCTGGTGAACATGAGCCAGCTGGCCGCCGGCCAGGAAGTTCTCCTCAACGAGGCACTCATGGTGGTCGCCGGGCTGGGATACGAACGGGCCGGGGACCTCGTCACGCTGAAGGAATTGCTGGGCGCGGACCGCGCTCTGGTGGTGGGGCGGGCGGACGAGGAGCGCGTCATCCGGCTCTCCGGGGCTCTGCTCGCACAAAAACTCCGGGTGGGCGATGCCCTCTCCATCGATTCACGCACGGGGTACGCGCTTGAGAAGATCCCGCGCTCGGAGGTGGAAAACCTTGTCCTCGAGGAAGTTCCAGACATCACCTACCAGGACATCGGCGGCCTGGGCCCGCAGATCGAACAGATCCGCGACGCCGTGGAACTGCCCTTCCTGCACCCGGACCTGTACCGCGAACACGGCCTCAAGGCACCCAAAGGCATCCTGCTCTACGGGCCGCCCGGCTGCGGCAAAACGCTCATCGCCAAGGCAGTGGCGAATTCCCTCGCAGCCCGCGCCGCCGAGCGCACCGGCAAAACGGACATGAAGAGCTACTTCCTGAACATCAAAGGACCGGAACTGCTGGACAAGTACGTCGGTGAGACGGAACGCCACATCCGGTTGATTTTCGCCCGTGCCCGCGAAAAGGCCTCCGAGGGCAGCCCGGTGGTGGTCTTCTTTGACGAAATGGATTCCCTGTTCCGCACCCGGGGCACCGGCATTTCCTCCGACGTCGAAACGACCATTGTGCCGCAGCTGCTCAGCGAGATCGACGGCGTCGAGCGGCTCGACAACGTGATCGTGATCGGCGCCTCCAACCGTGAGGACATGATCGACCCGGCAATCCTGCGGCCGGGCCGCCTGGACGTGAAGGTCAAGATCCACCGCCCCGATGCCGAAGCCGCGGCGGACATCTTCAACAAGTACATCACCGCCGACCTTCCCTTCCACGAAACGGATCTCGCCGAGCACCAGGGCGACGTCCAGGCCACTGTGGATGCGATGGTCCAGCGCACGGTCGAGGCCATGTACTCCACCGACAAGTCCAACGAATACCTCGAGGTCACCTACGCCAACGGCGACACCGAAATGCTCTACTTCAAGGACTTCAATTCCGGCGCCGTGGTGCAGAACGTGGTGGACCGGGCTAAGAAGTACGCCATCAAGGACCTGCTCACCGTGGGCCAGCGGGGCATCCGGATCGACCACCTGCTCCGCGCCGTCGTCGACGAGTTCCGCGAACACGAGGACATGCCCAACACCACCAACCCGGACGACTGGGCACGGATCTCCGGCAAGAAGGGCGAGCGCATCACGTACATCCGCACCATCGTCCAGGGCAAGGCGGGGCAGGAGCCCGGCAAATCCATCGAGACGATGCCGAGCACGGGCCAGTACCTGTGA
- a CDS encoding site-2 protease family protein: MTDTDTRGRRDPQKQGRKEGIALGRIGGVPVILAYSWFIIAAFTVIVYGPVLQGDYPRLGAAAYLVAFAYAVLLLISVLVHELAHALTAKMFGWPSEKIVLNLWGGHTQFESFTASPGRSVLVAMAGPAANFVLAAAGWLLLTGADLTGVAGILANIFVWANLLIGVFNVLPGLPLDGGRLVESAVWKLTGSQEKGTVAAGWGGRIIVIALVAWFVALPLLRGTRPDISLMLITALVGSFLWMGASASIQQARLRGRLPLVEAGALAEPAVGLPEWGTVADLLALAPDPGTGAPPAVVLYRPDGHPVAVVDGGAVATVPADAAASTPLTAVSYALGAGAYVPSWSKGEELIQYLAKLEGAEYAVVDRAGTITGLLRQSAVLGALTGKVPGTGKRMLGQSR; the protein is encoded by the coding sequence ATGACTGACACCGACACCCGCGGCCGCCGGGATCCGCAGAAACAGGGCCGCAAGGAGGGAATCGCGCTGGGACGCATCGGCGGTGTCCCGGTGATCCTCGCCTACTCCTGGTTCATCATTGCCGCGTTCACGGTGATCGTCTACGGCCCGGTATTGCAGGGGGACTACCCCCGGCTCGGCGCCGCCGCGTACCTGGTGGCGTTTGCGTACGCGGTTTTACTGTTGATTTCGGTCCTGGTTCATGAGCTCGCCCATGCGCTGACCGCCAAAATGTTCGGCTGGCCCAGCGAGAAGATTGTCCTGAACCTGTGGGGCGGCCACACCCAGTTCGAAAGTTTCACCGCCTCTCCCGGCCGGTCCGTCCTCGTCGCAATGGCGGGGCCGGCCGCCAACTTCGTCCTCGCCGCCGCCGGCTGGCTTCTGCTGACCGGAGCCGACCTGACCGGGGTGGCGGGCATCCTGGCCAACATCTTCGTCTGGGCCAATCTCCTGATCGGCGTCTTCAACGTTTTGCCCGGACTGCCGCTGGACGGTGGCCGGCTGGTCGAATCGGCCGTCTGGAAGTTGACCGGCAGCCAGGAAAAGGGCACTGTGGCGGCCGGCTGGGGCGGCCGGATCATTGTGATCGCCCTAGTGGCCTGGTTTGTGGCGCTGCCATTGCTCAGGGGCACCCGGCCCGACATTTCGCTGATGCTTATCACGGCACTTGTTGGCAGCTTCCTCTGGATGGGCGCCTCCGCGTCCATCCAGCAGGCGCGGCTCCGGGGACGTCTTCCGCTCGTGGAAGCCGGGGCACTCGCCGAACCGGCCGTGGGCCTCCCGGAGTGGGGCACCGTCGCCGACCTGCTGGCGCTGGCCCCGGACCCCGGCACGGGGGCTCCTCCCGCCGTCGTGCTCTACCGTCCGGACGGGCACCCGGTTGCCGTGGTCGACGGCGGTGCGGTCGCCACGGTGCCCGCGGACGCCGCCGCTTCCACGCCTCTCACGGCCGTGTCCTACGCGCTGGGCGCGGGGGCCTATGTTCCCTCGTGGTCCAAGGGGGAGGAACTCATCCAGTACCTGGCCAAGCTCGAAGGCGCCGAATACGCCGTTGTGGACCGGGCCGGAACCATTACCGGGCTGCTCCGGCAATCCGCTGTCCTGGGTGCTCTCACCGGCAAGGTTCCGGGGACCGGCAAGCGGATGTTGGGCCAAAGCCGGTAG
- a CDS encoding HAD family hydrolase, whose protein sequence is MRSSVPQPLLKAALWDMDGTIVDTEPYWIEAEHALVAAHGGQWSHEKAMQLVGQSLVFSAGILQDAGVTLERREIIDILTAHVISQVRTAVPWRPGARELLEELHTAGIRCALVTMSEAPLAREIVASLPRPYFEFLITGDTVAQGKPHPEAYLKAVELLQEQDPGLGLQHCIALEDSGPGVAAAVASGVLTVAIPHIMALPHNPRHAVWETLAGRTVSDLEELVALRHEFPDATFGTDRSAALEPAHD, encoded by the coding sequence GTTCCCCAGCCCCTTCTCAAAGCCGCGCTCTGGGACATGGACGGCACCATTGTTGACACCGAGCCGTACTGGATCGAGGCCGAACATGCCCTGGTTGCCGCACACGGCGGGCAATGGTCCCACGAAAAGGCCATGCAGCTGGTGGGCCAGTCCCTGGTGTTCTCCGCGGGCATCCTTCAGGACGCCGGCGTGACATTGGAACGCCGGGAAATCATCGACATCCTCACAGCCCATGTCATCAGCCAGGTCCGCACCGCCGTGCCTTGGCGCCCGGGGGCGCGCGAACTGCTGGAGGAACTCCACACCGCGGGCATCCGTTGTGCCCTCGTGACCATGTCCGAGGCTCCGCTGGCCCGCGAAATCGTGGCAAGCCTGCCCAGGCCCTACTTCGAATTCCTGATCACGGGCGACACCGTCGCGCAGGGCAAACCGCATCCCGAGGCCTACCTCAAGGCGGTTGAACTTCTCCAGGAGCAGGACCCCGGACTGGGCCTTCAGCACTGCATCGCCTTGGAGGATTCCGGGCCCGGAGTGGCCGCCGCCGTCGCCTCCGGCGTCCTGACCGTCGCCATTCCGCACATCATGGCTTTACCGCATAATCCCCGCCACGCCGTGTGGGAGACCTTGGCCGGGCGGACCGTGTCCGACCTCGAAGAACTCGTCGCCTTGCGCCACGAATTCCCGGACGCCACCTTCGGGACGGACCGCAGCGCGGCGTTGGAACCGGCCCATGACTGA